From Alosa sapidissima isolate fAloSap1 chromosome 2, fAloSap1.pri, whole genome shotgun sequence, one genomic window encodes:
- the mettl21cb gene encoding S-adenosylmethionine-dependent methyltransferase domain-containing protein: MDLNYLGKPTTEGMEYRNVCLVTRMEDARCEEEDINEQEENEDQSEGVMVWEKFEHLAPEKKKKAWEPSNETFSFAGQEICIKESVDSFGALTWPGAPALCEYLENNPEQIDLRDKAVLEIGAGTGLVSIVACLLGAWVTATDLPGILDNLRYNLSRNTRGRCRYTPQVAALAWGHNLQRTFPSSIFHYDYVLAADVVYHHDCLDELLVTMEHFCRPGTTLIWSNKVRFETDHRFTERFKNAFDTTVLAEIPQEQIKIYKATFKK; this comes from the exons ATGGACTTGAATTACTTGGGTAAGCCCACAACCGAAGGGATGGAGTACCGCAACGTATGTTTAGTGACCAGAATGGAGGACGCCAGGTGTGAGGAAGAGGATATTAACGAGCAAGAGGAAAATGAAGATCAGTCTGAGGGCG TGATGGTGTGGGAGAAGTTTGAACATTTGGcgccagagaaaaagaaaaaggctTGGGAGCCAAGCAACGAAACCTTCAGTTTTGCTGGACAAGAAATATGCATCAAGGAGTCTGTCGATTCCTTTGGCGCCCTCACCTGGCCAGGG GCTCCGGCTCTTTGTGAGTACTTGGAGAATAACCCTGAGCAGATTGATCTAAGGGACAAGGCAGTGCTGGAGATAGGAGCAGGGACCGGCCTGGTGTCCATAGTGGCCTGCTTACTAG GGGCTTGGGTCACTGCAACAGACTTGCCTGGCATCCTGGATAACTTGAGGTACAACCTCTCACGGAACACCCGTGGCCGCTGCCGCTACACCCCCCAGGTGGCTGCCCTGGCGTGGGGACACAACCTCCAGCGCACCTTCCCCTCCTCCATCTTCCACTATGACTATGTCCTGGCTGCAGATGTCGTCTACCACCACGACTGTCTGGACGAACTGCTGGTGACCATGGAGCACTTCTGCCGTCCTGGGACCACTCTTATTTGGTCTAACAAG GTACGGTTTGAGACTGACCATCGATTCACAGAGCGCTTCAAGAATGCTTTTGACACGACCGTGCTTGCTGAGATACCACAGGAGCAAATCAAGATCTACAAGGCCACTTTCAAGAAATGA
- the si:ch211-160b11.4 gene encoding fibrous sheath CABYR-binding protein: MKIFFLLSLTLTVALGVPVPELVPMDLPQEEAVPRLAAILPVQGHVVQADVKPDAGLEKMESPAELRPVVQEEPAPVKQEAVVEEKTVQQEPAPAKQETVVEEKRAQMVPVVQDKPAEQEPLEQDKPAEQEPLEQDKPAEQEPLVEQVKPAEQEPLVEQVQEEVHKEVQPKEDVLDENVSDLKESLSANRLPVMEEKYIVSDEPVMRSEFPVEEETVVQEVHPEPRRPGLVEEPRMELIAEEEEGMYGKLTEEEDEMAEVPEMVLEPLPKEEPVEDGAGTETDLWDPRLRLVEEPTIELEPLFGEELTSADEPGSETVPGEEEELMGEEGPVMPGEMVVEEEESPGQEPIMDIDPDEEPVPWARFGLAEGPLMDGMTVKQAMMEEEPDMWVGPGVMRERHMQNTEEEPEMWARTDEDAAAMAREMDMDNEILVGMESSDGEQARPYAEDVRPMDGEFPNAVYTKRGSCSGAIIDGRCYQFFRGPKEAADAEFFCQNNFPNGHLASVTNPYIHQQMMNLMAQNGGYTRTWVGGLKYLKNGRFIWLDGAHWGYADWLPGEPNDTTGVKDCIELLSNGKFNDMPCWDLRAYICSYPL, from the exons atgaagattttttttcttctgtcacTAACCCTCACAG TGGCCCTTGGAGTACCAGTGCCAGAATTGGTTCCAATGGACCTACCACAAGAGGAGGCCGTTCCACGCCTGGCCGCTATTCTACCAGTGCAAGGCCATGTGGTCCAGGCAGATGTCAAACCAGATGCAGGTCTGGAGAAGATGGAGAGCCCTGCTGAACTGCGCCCTGTAGTTCAAGAGGAACCAGCTCCAGTTAAACAAGAGGCAGTGGTTGAGGAAAAAACAGTTCAGCAGGAACCAGCTCCAGCTAAACAAGAGACAGTGGTTGAGGAAAAACGAGCTCAAATGGTCCCTGTTGTACAGGACAAGCCTGCTGAGCAGGAACCTTTAGAACAGGACAAGCCTGCAGAGCAGGAACCTTTAGAACAGGACAAGCCTGCTGAGCAGGAACCTTTGGTAGAACAGGTCAAGCCTGCTGAGCAGGAACCTTTGGTAGAACAGGTGCAGGAAGAGGTCCATAAGGAGGTCCAGCCCAAGGAAGATGTTTTGGATGAAAACGTTTCTGACCTGAAAGAAAGCCTGAGTGCAAATCGTCTCCCAGTAATGGAAGAAAAGTATATCGTAAGCGATGAGCCAGTGATGAGGTCAGAATTTCCAGTGGAGGAAGAGACAGTTGTGCAGGAGGTGCACCCAGAGCCAAGGAGGCCTGGATTGGTAGAGGAGCCAAGGATGGAGCTGATAGccgaagaggaggagggcatgTATGGCAAGTTAactgaagaggaagatgagatgGCTGAAGTACCTGAGATGGTGCTGGAACCCCTGCCGAAGGAGGAGCCAGTAGAAGATGGTGCCGGGACAGAGACAGATTTATGGGACCCAAGGCTTAGATTGGTGGAAGAGCCGACAATAGAGCTGGAGCCTCTGTTTGGAGAGGAACTCACTTCCGCCGATGAGCCAGGATCAGAGACTGTgcctggagaggaggaggaactcATGGGGGAAGAGGGGCCAGTCATGCCAGGTGAAATGGTGGTTGAGGAGGAAGAGTCACCAGGTCAGGAGCCCATCATGGATATAGACCCAGACGAGGAGCCGGTTCCTTGGGCACGGTTTGGTTTGGCAGAGGGGCCTTTGATGGACGGTATGACTGTGAAACAGGCAATGATGGAGGAAGAGCCTGATATGTGGGTGGGGCCAGGTGTGATGAGGGAGAGGCACATGCAGAACACGGAGGAAGAGCCTGAGATGTGGGCGCGGACAGATGAAGATGCTGCAGCAATGGCTAGAGAAATGGACATGGACAATGAGATTTTAGTGGGAATGGAGAGTAGTGATGGTGAACAGGCAAGACCTTATGCAGAAGATGTAAGACCTATGGATGGAGAGTTCCCTAATGCAG TGTACACCAAGAGGGGCTCATGCAGTGGAGCGATCATTGATGGTCGGTGCTACCAGTTCTTCCGAGGACCCAAGGAGGCAGCAGATGCTGAG TTCTTCTGCCAGAACAACTTCCCCAACGGTCACTTGGCCTCCGTCACCAACCCTTACATCCACCAGCAGATGATGAACCTCATGGCACAGAACGGTGGCTACACACGCACCTGGGTTGGAGGACTCAAATACCTGAAG AATGGCCGCTTCATCTGGCTGGACGGTGCACACTGGGGGTATGCTGACTGGCTCCCTGGGGAACCCAACGACACCACTGGAGTAAAGGACTGCATAGAATTACTCA GTAATGGGAAGTTTAATGACATGCCATGCTGGGACCTGCGGGCTTACATTTGCTCATATCCTCTGTGA
- the jam2b gene encoding junctional adhesion molecule 2b isoform X1, producing the protein MDSTRLLAFPVLLALLHPSPTASVTVSTSKAKVVAHENSNAVLSCEFKTEKDPNPRIEWKKNGKGITFVYFEGNFREPYAGRASIDGATVTLHSVTQKDTGVYRCEVTAKMDHVPLGEINVTLNVLVPPHTPSCEVPETVLSGSAVELHCKDKLSVPAATYSWYKDNKAMAAGHTLDSHYSLDTHSGTLKFKAVSKADAGHYRCESSNEVGPPKSCPGHKMEVKEFELSLPLLIAVGAGAFLLLVLCCLGACLCYRRGCCCRRRKPKENKQRRNQPNYSPPMQDPRFYKHTKSFMI; encoded by the exons ATGGACAGCACGCGGCTTTTGGCATTTCCAGTGCTCCTGGCTTTGTTGCATC CTTCACCCACAGCTTCAGTCACTGTGAGCACCAGCAAGGCAAAGGTGGTGGCCCATGAGAACTCCA ATGCTGTCCTGTCCTGCGAGTTCAAGACAGAGAAAGACCCCAACCCTCGTATCGAGTGGAAGAAGAATGGGAAGGGGATcacttttgtttattttgagGGCAATTTCAGAG AGCCCTATGCAGGTCGAGCTTCCATTGACGGTGCTACAGTGACTCTGCACAGTGTTACCCAGAAAGACACAGGGGTGTATCGCTGTGAGGTCACTGCCAAGATGGATCATGTCCCTTTGGGAGAGATCAACGTTACCCTCAATGTACTAG tgcctcCTCACACCCCGTCCTGTGAGGTCCCTGAGACTGTGCTGAGTGGCTCAGCTGTGGAGCTGCACTGCAAGGACAAACTGAGCGTTCCCGCTGCCACCTACAGCTGGTACAAAGACAACAAGGCCATGGCTGCAGGACACACACTGGACAGCCACTAcagcctggacacacacagtggaacactg AAGTTTAAAGCTGTTTCTAAAGCTGATGCTGGACATTATCGCTGTGAATCCTCCAATGAGGTGGGGCCCCCCAAAAGCTGTCCAGGACACAAAATGGAAGTCAAGGAGT tTGAGCTAAGTCTGCCGCTGCTCATTGCTGTTGGGGCGGGTGCGTTCCTCCTGCTTGTCCTGTGCTGTCTGGGGGCCTGCCTCTGCTACAGACggggctgctgctgccgccgccgcaaaCCCA AAGAGAACAAACAAAGACG AAACCAGCCCAACTACAGCCCTCCAATGCAAGAT CCGAGATTCTACAAACACACCAAGTCCTTCATGATATAA
- the jam2b gene encoding junctional adhesion molecule 2b isoform X2, with amino-acid sequence MDSTRLLAFPVLLALLHPSPTASVTVSTSKAKVVAHENSNAVLSCEFKTEKDPNPRIEWKKNGKGITFVYFEGNFREPYAGRASIDGATVTLHSVTQKDTGVYRCEVTAKMDHVPLGEINVTLNVLVPPHTPSCEVPETVLSGSAVELHCKDKLSVPAATYSWYKDNKAMAAGHTLDSHYSLDTHSGTLKFKAVSKADAGHYRCESSNEVGPPKSCPGHKMEVKEFELSLPLLIAVGAGAFLLLVLCCLGACLCYRRGCCCRRRKPKNKQRRNQPNYSPPMQDPRFYKHTKSFMI; translated from the exons ATGGACAGCACGCGGCTTTTGGCATTTCCAGTGCTCCTGGCTTTGTTGCATC CTTCACCCACAGCTTCAGTCACTGTGAGCACCAGCAAGGCAAAGGTGGTGGCCCATGAGAACTCCA ATGCTGTCCTGTCCTGCGAGTTCAAGACAGAGAAAGACCCCAACCCTCGTATCGAGTGGAAGAAGAATGGGAAGGGGATcacttttgtttattttgagGGCAATTTCAGAG AGCCCTATGCAGGTCGAGCTTCCATTGACGGTGCTACAGTGACTCTGCACAGTGTTACCCAGAAAGACACAGGGGTGTATCGCTGTGAGGTCACTGCCAAGATGGATCATGTCCCTTTGGGAGAGATCAACGTTACCCTCAATGTACTAG tgcctcCTCACACCCCGTCCTGTGAGGTCCCTGAGACTGTGCTGAGTGGCTCAGCTGTGGAGCTGCACTGCAAGGACAAACTGAGCGTTCCCGCTGCCACCTACAGCTGGTACAAAGACAACAAGGCCATGGCTGCAGGACACACACTGGACAGCCACTAcagcctggacacacacagtggaacactg AAGTTTAAAGCTGTTTCTAAAGCTGATGCTGGACATTATCGCTGTGAATCCTCCAATGAGGTGGGGCCCCCCAAAAGCTGTCCAGGACACAAAATGGAAGTCAAGGAGT tTGAGCTAAGTCTGCCGCTGCTCATTGCTGTTGGGGCGGGTGCGTTCCTCCTGCTTGTCCTGTGCTGTCTGGGGGCCTGCCTCTGCTACAGACggggctgctgctgccgccgccgcaaaCCCA AGAACAAACAAAGACG AAACCAGCCCAACTACAGCCCTCCAATGCAAGAT CCGAGATTCTACAAACACACCAAGTCCTTCATGATATAA
- the gabpa gene encoding GA-binding protein alpha chain, producing the protein MSKSETEEMIEIEIDGQDKQDCVEEGVEEQTITASELITQDIDINEPVGNLKKLLEPRLQIPLEGFEICLQDIHLSAEHSLFDQGVKTDGTVQLSVQIISRPDEQKLNILEIVKPVETVEVVIDPDAAAGEEAHLMEDGQMIAVERSAIADDTSEQVTRWAAALEGYRKEQVRLNIPYDPVQWTADQVIHWAVWVMKEFSIEEMEVGSIHIPGRDLCSLNQDEFLQRVPNGEILWSHLELLRKYVLASQEQAVQEATVTIDQPVQIIPAPVMQTTPTAIKVLKQNKGPRAPRISGEERSSPGNRTGNNGQIQLWQFLLELLTDKDARDCISWVGEEGEFKLNQPELVAQKWGQRKNKPTMNYEKLSRALRYYYDGDMISKVQGKRFVYKFVCDLRTLIGYSAAELNSLVTECEQKKLARVQLHGISQPVTTVTLATSDS; encoded by the exons atgtcaaaaagtgaaacagaAGAGATGATAGAAATTGAAATTGATGGTCAAGATAAACAGGATTGTGTGGAGGAGGG AGTGGAGGAACAGACCATCACAGCATCTGAGCTCATCACTCAGGACATTGACATCAATGAGCCAGTTGGGAATCTCAAGAAGCTTCTGGAGCCCCGTCTCCAGATCCCGCTGGAAGGCTTTGAGATCTGTCTGCAAGACATTCAT CTATCAGCAGAGCACAGCCTGTTTGATCAAGGTGTGAAGACAGATGGAACTGTACAGCTCAGTGTGCAGATCATCTCCAGACCAG ATGAGCAGAAGCTCAACATTCTCGAGATCGTCAAGCCGGTGGAGACGGTGGAGGTGGTGATCGACCCAGACGCAGCGGCCGGCGAGGAGGCCCATCTGATGGAGGACGGTCAAATGATCGCTGTGGAGCGTTCGGCCATCGCAGACGACACGTCGGAGCAGGTTACGCGGTGGGCGGCTGCTCTGGAGGGCTACAGAAAAGAGCAGGTCCGCCTCAACATCCCTTACG ACCCGGTGCAGTGGACAGCAGACCAGGTGATCCACTGGGCAGTGTGGGTGATGAAGGAGTTCAGCATCGAGGAGATGGAGGTGGGCAGCATCCACATCCCAGGTCGTGACCTCTGCTCCCTGAACCAGGACGAGTTCCTGCAGCGGGTTCCCAACGGAGAGATCTTGTGGAGCCACCTGGAACTGCTGCGCAAAT ATGTGTTGGCCAGTCAGGAACAGGCTGTTCAGGAGGCCACCGTGACTATTGACCAGC CGGTGCAGATAATCCCGGCCCCTGTGATGCAGACCACGCCTACAGCCATCAAGGTGCTGAAGCAGAACAAAGGCCCGCGCGCACCGCGCATCAGTGGAGAGGAACGCAGCTCACCGGGCAACCGCACAG GTAACAATGGCCAGATCCAGCTGTGGCAGTTCCTGCTGGAGCTGCTGACGGACAAAGACGCGCGGGACTGCATCTCCTGGGTGGGCGAGGAGGGCGAGTTCAAGCTGAACCAGCCCGAGCTGGTGGCCCAGAAGTGGGGCCAGCGCAAGAACAAGCCCACCATGAACTACGAGAAGCTCAGCAGAGCCCTCAG GTACTACTACGACGGTGACATGATCAGCAAGGTGCAGGGCAAGCGCTTCGTCTACAAGTTTGTGTGCGACCTGCGAACGCTGATTGGCTACAGTGCGGCCGAGCTCAACAGCCTGGTGACCGAATGCGAGCAGAAGAAGCTGGCGCGCGTGCAGCTGCACGGCATCAGCCAGCCCGTCACCACGGTGACCCTGGCCACCTCCGACAGCTGA